From Xylanivirga thermophila, one genomic window encodes:
- a CDS encoding MtnX-like HAD-IB family phosphatase — MENIGIIADFDGTITRLDSNDGLFKKFGNTETMEIEQAVREGRISLKDAFIEHFKRLKLTEGEYEDFIWDNIHLAKGFREFYAHVEEMQIPFAIVSGGFTNAIDLVLKRENIKGIKVYANRLVFNNADINVEFVNKIDECITSLGPCGNCKLKNLMDFKTFCKEVIFIGDGITDRCIAADADIVFAKDGLADYCKEQSIHFIPYNDFYDVSRLIFGEGMENNN; from the coding sequence TTGGAAAATATAGGAATTATAGCAGACTTTGACGGTACAATAACAAGGCTTGATTCCAATGATGGATTGTTTAAAAAGTTTGGCAATACAGAAACAATGGAAATTGAGCAGGCAGTGAGGGAAGGGCGAATAAGCCTCAAGGACGCATTTATCGAACATTTTAAACGCTTAAAATTAACGGAAGGGGAGTATGAAGATTTTATATGGGATAATATACATTTAGCCAAAGGATTTAGAGAGTTTTATGCCCATGTAGAGGAGATGCAAATTCCTTTTGCAATCGTAAGTGGAGGATTTACAAATGCCATTGATCTGGTTCTGAAGAGGGAGAATATTAAGGGAATAAAGGTTTATGCAAATAGACTGGTATTTAATAATGCGGATATAAATGTAGAGTTTGTGAATAAAATTGATGAATGTATCACTAGTTTGGGACCATGTGGTAATTGCAAACTAAAAAATCTAATGGATTTTAAGACATTTTGTAAAGAGGTTATTTTTATAGGTGACGGTATAACCGATAGATGCATTGCAGCAGATGCAGATATAGTGTTTGCAAAGGATGGCTTGGCTGATTATTGTAAAGAACAAAGCATACATTTTATACCCTATAATGATTTTTATGATGTATCCCGTTTGATATTTGGTGAAGGTATGGAGAATAATAACTAG